DNA sequence from the Prinia subflava isolate CZ2003 ecotype Zambia chromosome 20, Cam_Psub_1.2, whole genome shotgun sequence genome:
CAGAGCTGCGCCGGCCCGACAACGAGCTCTGGGTCAAGCTGAAGCCGGGCAAGGTGGGACCTGGAGCTGCATCCTCTGGGACTGGTCCAGGGTGGGACTTGGAGCTGAATCCTGTGGGTTTGgtgcagggagaaggggagggtgCTCCGTGGATGTGCCGGGGTGTGGGCATTGCCGTATCCAGCAGTCTTCCTCATTCTGGGTGCTCCAGGGTTAACAGCAGTGGCTTCTGCTTGtatgttttcctgctgtcctAAAGCAGTATGAGCTCCCAAGTGAAGCAGAGATGTTTAGTTCAAGCCCTGCCTCAGAGGCAAGTTCATCCCAGTTTCCAGCCACTGAAATGAGAATCCTCAGGATCAGAGAGGCCAGACACTTAATGTTCAGGCTTTCTCTTCTTCCAGAAGAAATTACAGTTCTGAGGTTATGTTTGAGGCCTTACATGGGTAAGTGactctgcaggggcaggaggttGGGGCTCCCCCATTCCTGGAAGAGTTCAAATCAAAAGACTTccatggggcttggagcaacctgggatagtggaaggtgtccctgcccatggcagagggtggcacaggatggcctttaaggttccttccaacccaagcatTCTGGGATTCAGTGATAAGTTGGCCACTGTCTATTGCTGGTGAACTATTTCCTGTCCAGtagaaaggcaaagaaaacccaaaatgtGTTTCTGGGCTGGCTCCATAAAGAGTTGGTGAAAGAGCTGTGCTGGATCCTGTGGAGCAGCTGGCTGTAGCCTCACCTGTGCCAGTGTGGAACAGGAGGCCCATGCCCACTGTGGCACACCCTTACCTGCTCTTCCAGTCTCTAGGgatccccaggagctgccctgccagAGGCTCGTGGCTCTGCCTGCCATGGTTGCTGTCCTCCTGATgaccttttccctttcctgcaggCCCTGTTTGTGGATAACTGGCGTGTCCTGCACGGCCGGGAGGCGTTCACAGGGTACCGGCAGCTCTGTGGGTGTTACCTGACGAGGGATGACATGCTGAACACTGCCcgcctgctggggctgcaggccTAGCCCAGCCCTCCAAGAGCCAGGCAGACCCCAGTCCCACCTCTAGGAGGGGCAGGAGCCTCCCAATCCCACCTCCAGGAGTAGCTGGCAGCCCCCAGTCCCACTTTGGGAGAGGCCAGcagcccctcagtgccaccctgggagaggcaggagcccccagcccctctccacaCCAGGCCAGGTGAGCTGGTGCCTGCCCGGGTGCTCCAGgccctctgtgccagtgcctcaccacagCAAAGACACTGCAATACCTCAGACACCTCCACCCTCTccaagcagctcccagggcctgctcaggagaggaggcaggtggaaaCCAAAGGTTGTGGGACCATTTTTTGGGACCATGCTCTGCCTttgagcacaggcagctcttgctgcctgtgctcccagcctggtCTTCCAAGCCAGGGTGGCTCAGTCGTGGTTAATCCCACCACAGTAAGTGCTCCTCAGAGCAAGTGCCTTCAGGATTTGGAAGCTTTGCATTATTCCCTGTTTGGCCTTTTTTTCAGCTGCCAGTTTTAGGGGACTTTAGCAGAGCAGAATGGAAATCTCTGGGATCTCATTTCTTATCGCTGATCCAAGCCAAGCTCCCTGAGAAAGGGCCTGGAGGGATCCTGGTGTACTTTGGGCATTTCTTAGAAGGTTTAGgttagagaaggaaaagggaagcagcatGCTGCATGTTGAGAAGCAGAGATGACAGTGTTCAATgagggatggaattcccacttTTCCTTGACTTCCAGTACTGCCATGCTGCTGTTCCCTCTGCCTGTTGCACTGCACTTGTGTTGAGGGCAATACTCAGCAACCCCAGGATTTCTGACAAATTTCCCACCGTGCCTGCTCTTCCATCCTTTCTTAAGGAATTGGTGTTAGGTCATCATCACACTCTGCTGCATGCACCTCACTTTTTTGGGtgtattttttcccaaaattctcCTCCTCTGGATGTAACTCAGAGGTGCCTttcagctcctgggagctgagaTCTGGCACACTGAAGGACCACAGGGTAAGGAACAAAAGCAAATCCTGCTGTTACAGAATTTTTCATTCTGCCATATCTTTTGGTGTGTTCCCTCTGCTGTGACCAGACCTTGAAGCAGGGCTGGGCCCCTTCACCCCTGACTGTGCTGTGTGAGGTGCTCCATGTCCTcagtgcaggggcagtgcaggTGCACAGGTGCTGAACTGGCCGCCTTGTTCAATCTGAACACTGAATGCAGAGACTGTGGTGCCAAGACACTCCTGAAATCTGCTcttgctgtgggcagagcttCCTGATGCTCCCAGtcccagtgttcccagtgcTTCCCTTCGTGAGCGAGCCCTTGGGAGTCCAGGGGGCTCAAAGGGATTTCTGAGCCCACCAGGCTGGGCAGGTGGTGCCAGGTGAGCTGCCCTCTGTCAGGTACAGCTCCAGTGGCAGCCTTGCATCCCGGCAGGAGCAAATTTTAAAACTCAGCAGGAAAATTAAGCCCCCTCCAGACAACCTCTTTCCACAATGGAAGAAAAACACTAGGAGATTCTGAGTTGGAGTCACTATTTACTGAAGGAATCGCAATAATCACaattatattaataaaagaTTGTACAAAAAGAGAAGGGTTCGCCCACAAAGAGGTATTTACCACCAAAAGGTGTCGCTGGACCCCTGGGACGAAGGTGAGAGGTGGCCGTGGTGGCATTGGCGTGGCCAGGTGGCAGCTGGGACCTGCGGGGAGACTCCCTCTGGAGTGAGCCCAGCAAAAGAAAGGATCCGTCTCCACCTTCAGTTTTTGAAGGGGACAAAGCTTCCACTCCCTTCCacaaacaaggaaagaaaaaaaaagttctgcttGCCGTGTCGGAGCATTCCCTGCTGGAAACCATCCTCCTCCAGCGGTCCCATCCTGGGGGAGCGGGACCCTCGGGCCGGGCTGACCCTGACCACAGCATCCCCCATCCCCCCACACCTTCCTGATCCCCCCACCCCGAGCCGCCGCACGGGCCTTTCCCTGGCCACACGATGGCACAAGATGCCAGAAATTCCCGTTTCAAAATCCCACGAGTCGCGTCCCCAGGCGGGCTCGGGGCTCCCGGCGGTGCCGGTGCTTTTCATGACGCTGCTCTCTCTCCGTCCctctggagaagggcaggaaTTGCTGTTCAGAGCCTCTGTGGGTGTGAATGTTTTTTAGGagctgtgggatgtgggatgcgGGATGCGCAGCTGGTGGAACTCAGAGAGAAGCTGGGAGGGCATTGCTGTATCCCGGGATCCTCCATTCCCACCTGCACACCCCAGGGCTCCCAGTTTGGTCCCCTCTGCCGCTGGGGCCGTCTGTCCCTCACCTCGTGCAGCCTGAGTGTGTTTCCCCCACACCCAGCCCCTCGGCTGGCTCCAGCTCCCCCCATCCCTGTTTGCTGACTTGTCCCACAGGGACCCCAATTCCTCCCTTGGgccccctccctttcctcttgGCTCTGCATTTCAGCCCCTCCTTCAGCTTTTGGGGCTTCCCggagccctcagccctgcagtgaaACCAAGCCCTCCCCATTCACCTGCTGGCCACATTTTCCCTCCAGTATTTCCCAGAGCTGATTTCCCCCCAATGCGCTCCAGAGCCCTCTGCTCACTCCCAGCTCTCAGGATTGTGCAGGTGCAGCTTTCAGTGCATCCCCCTTGGTCCCCTCTGGTGCCACCAAGAGCCTCTGGACCCTCACAGGACTCGAATAAAAGAGGAGGAAGCTGCTTCCAGCCCAGCTGAAGTATTCCTATTTTTAGCTTCCCTCCTCatttggggcttggagcaacctggtccagtaGAAGGGTTCCTTTCCCATGGCTGGGGGGTGGAACGAGGTgggttttaaggtccctcccaacccaaattCCCACCTGGAATGCCATTCTTTTGAGATGGATGAAACAAAGTGAGGTTCCCAGCTCCTGATTCCAGGAGCATCCCTCCAGTAAACTTAAATTCCCTCTGCACAAAGCCTGTGGGGCATAGATGATCCCAGCACACCTCAAGGGGTGGAGGGAAAAGCTACTCACAGGTGTTTGAGAGCCAGACTGAacccctgctcccctcagaaCCGGGCTAGGGGAGCATTCCAACTCCGCTCCAGGCTCTGGGAGAGGATTGAGCTGTGGAAAAGGGATAGGGATGGATCTTCCGGCCTCGAGGCATGGAAATTACTTGGGATGTCCCTTGTAATTTTTACTCCTGTGCTACCCCCTGCCCTGTGCCGGCACAGCCCCCGGGAGCCGCCGGTCGATCCCAGCGCGGTGCCGAAGccatcagcagctccttcccctgccgGGGAGCGGGGACAGGAGCGGGAGCTGCCGCTGCTGCCACTCCCGGGAAGAGTCTGGGAGGGGAatctgggagggagaggaggcatCGGCAGGAAAACAGGCTGCGAATACCCGCGGCACCGGGAATCCATCGCAGGGCTGCGAACCCACGGTACAGCCTCACCTTTGCTCTCAGCACAGCGCGGAAATGCACGGGGGATATTTTAAATCAGGGAGACCTGGGACTGTTTTCCCTTGGCAGATGCTGCTGTGCCGTCCCGCGGAGCTGCTGGGCACCACCTGGGTGCTCCTCGCAGGTAAGGAGTCcccgagctgggctgggctgggctgggagccgGGGCTGGCCCGGGGGCTCCAGGCTGGCTCCTCGCCCCTTCCAAACCCCTTTGGAGCCGAGCTTGGGGAGCTCCGGGCCGGATGTTTTAGGTGGGTAAAAGGCTTAACCTGGAAGGCAAAGGTGTGTTTGTCCAACGAGAGAGGAGGTGGAAGAGCCACGCACAGCTCTGGGGATAGAAGTCTGCTGCAGCCAGATTTATAGTGGGGCTGATAGATGTGCTCACACATAAATATCAGTAAATATGTTAATATCTGTGTTTGTGTTAAAAacatatatgtaaaaatatttggtGTTTTCAAAACCACATATTTTATTGTTGTTAAACTCGTGTGAACATTTTCACTGTGCTCCATAAATAGTCACTGGCTGCCTTGAAACACAAACCATGGAATAACAGGAGGGTTGGGGTTGAAAaggactttaaagctcatcccaggttcctccaagccctgtccatcctggccttgaacacttccagtgatgGAGCAGCCACAACTGCTCTGTGCTAGATCAAAAGCACAAAGATTTTCAGGATGAGCATCTAAAATAGAAAGGAAGTCCATTACCCTACAGCTTGATTTTGGGATGGTGTCAGTGAGTTCTCAGTGTCTATGGGATGAGTTTTGgccactgcagctgcaaaaGAGGGagtgttttcctctttccttcagctCGTTGTTCTGTTCTTTGTAAATAGTGttttctcagcagaaaaaaaagtaatttttcagagaaaaataatttttagtcattaaattgtattttcctCCTCCACATCCACAGTTTGGGGTGCAGGAAGGCATGAAAATAGCTGTCTTTCAAGGTCATAAGAGTGAGAAATTAAAATCACCCGATGAACTTGACTTTGCCTGGATGTCACACTTCTTTTCCCTCCCACCTGTGCTGCACCATCCCCAGTGGGAGCAGCAGAAGCTTCCAGTGCCTGGCAGGTGCAGTGGGAATGCAGGTAACAGGTGCTTAtcagggcaggagctgagacAGCCtagagcaaacacagcctgtgAGGATTCCTGGCCTCCCTGGCCAGTGCCAGAGCCACGAGGGCCGGGGACTCTgccccccctgcccctctcctcttTCCTGGAATCCTCCTTGCTGGGGATCAGGGTCTGGCAGTGTGACCTTCCCACAGTGGCTCCTCCTGAAGTCCTTGAGCACCTGCCAGAGCCCAAGTGGTGACAAGCACAGAAATTTTGGGAAGACAGCTGcatcctgcactgctgggagcatGTGGGAACCCCAAACAAGACCAGGAATTTGGGGGctatcccatccctggaagtgttcaaagcagGCTGAACAGggattggagcagcctggtctagtgtAAGGTGTTCCTATGGATGGCAgaggtggaatgggatgggctttgtgctcccttccaacccaaaccttttcAGGGTTCATGAATTGGGAATGAGCCATGGATTAGGTTAGTATGACAAAAACTCAGGTAGGAGAAGCTCATTCCActctgctgccatgggcagagacacctttcCCCAGAGCAGttgcccccagccccactcttctcctccctccagggctgctggtgctgttggctctgggagcagagggaccTGTCCATAGAGCCACTGCTGTGGGATCCTcggtgctgctccctgggctggaTAATGTCACCCGCAGCAATTCCATGCACTGGGAATTCCTCAGTGGCACCGGCCCCCACACCATCCTGCTGCACGATGGGGGGCCCCACGCCCCCTCCATCAATGCTCCCTATGCAGGACGAGCCATTTTCCACCCATCCAATGGATCTCTCCTGCTGGAGGATGTCCAGGAAAGTGACAGTGGCACCTACAGAGTGACTGTCAACACAGGAGACAGGAAGAGCCTGGAAATTCAGCTGGAAGTCCTCCGTGAGTGGTGGGTGTGGGAGGGAGGAGCGGGGTGATGGATCCAAGCAGGATCTGTCTGTACATGGAcccagagccagggaagggggTTGGAGAAGGGACTTGAGCAAAGGCCTGAGCTTGTTTGCACCCGTCATGTGTGGAGACAACACCAAGGAGACCTTGGAAAGACATTCCCAACATGTTCTGGGGGAGCAGATCTTGAAGTGCTGCCCAGTTAGACCTTCCAGGGGCCTagctgggacagagggacaaGTTCCATCCGGGGAAGGCAATTCCCTCATTTCCCATACTTcagtgcagggatggagggactaGTAGGAGGGTAAAGGGATGACAGAGTGACTGGTAGGATGATGGAGGGACTAGTAACAGGATGGAAGAACTAGTGGGGTGGTGGGGTGCTGGAGTGACTGGCAGGATAGTGAAGCAACCAGAGGGATAATGGAGGGACTGGTGAGTTGCTGTGACTCTGCCACTTGCAGGGTCCCTCCCCCCAGCACTTTGCCACCAATGGAGCTGAGGTTTCTGGAGAAGTCACCATTCCCTCAGGCCAGGCTGTCCCGTTTGCCCTCTGCAGGCGCCAGCTGCCACCACAGAGATAAGGGGCACTTGAAACGGCCCAGAAGTCCCTTCTCAGTATTGCTGCCAGCAATTCCCTGAATTTGCTCTGGCTTATCCACCCTCTCACCAATCACTCCATGGCCATAATGCCACCGCAGCCCTTTGCCACAGGCCTCTCCTTCCAACCACATGCAATCCAAGGGGGATCTGCCGCTCTCTCTGCTATTTTCTAATTTCCTGGCACATTTAAAAGCACTCTGTATTTACCCACCATCCATTACAAGTAGTGGTTCAATTGGAAAACAAACAGTCCtggaaagcacagcagcaggatggacTTCCCAAGGGAAAGGCACCCGTGACCACTCTGTGACTGATGCTGTGATGGCAGCTGGAGCCCAAGGGCCCATCAGGGATGCTCTGGGTCACGttcactggcacagggtgcccagagcagctgtggctgcccctggatccctggcagtgtccaaggtcaAGTTGGACACTGGGCTTGGAGCAcgctgggacagtggaaggtgtccttgcccatggcaggggtggaactggatcAGCTTaaggtctcttcccacccaaatcattttgtgattctatgcCTGAGAGAAGTGCTGGAGTCTCTGCTCCCCTTCCAGGGCCTGTGTCCCGCCCTCAGCTCCGGACCAGCCCTCTCCTGGCTCGGGCCACCGGCCAGGTTGTCTGTGAGGTGGCAGAGGGTAGAGTGGACACCATCACCTGGAAGAAGGATGGGCAGCCCGTTCCCCCAGACAGAGTTTCCCAGCTGTCCAGCAGCCGCAGCGTTCTGTACCTGAAGCCAGCCAAGAAGTCGGACTGCGGCTCCTATTCCTGCAATGCCAGCAACGGGATCAGCTGGCAAGAAACCTCCCTGCAGGTCACCATTGAAGGTCTTAcctcccactgctcctcctgccctccaccCTTCCCTGGGCATGCCTCATCCCTCAGCCCCCATCCCCCAGGCTCTGGCCGCCCTCCCCTGGAGGCGGTGCCCCCacgctgctgccaggagctgctcatcACGGGGTGATCAGCAGCAATTCCCGTCCTCTGATCCCACCAAGGCACAGTCCTTGGCATGAGATCGGCCGCTCCCACTTGGGGCAGGTCCAAAATGATGGCCTTTGGCCAAGGTGATGCTGAGCAGGACATCCACCCAGCAGGGTGGCCGGGAAGCCTGTGGGGAGCACCCACTCCAGGCTGGACATTTCACGGAGTGTATTTGGCCACCAGCTGGCAAATAAATGGAATCTGTGCTGGTGATGGAGGATCCCTGCGGCCACCAGGGCCAGGCAGGCTGGTCCTGCTGATGTCCCGTCTCCTGCCTCTCGGGGCCGCTCTTTTCCAGGTCTCTCCCGCCGCTTGAAGCACACCCTGAGGATTTCGATGGTCGCTGTGGTCTTCGCTGTTGTCTCGGCGTGGGGATTAATTATTCCCGTCTGCCAGTCCGAAAAGCTCAGGATAAGTGTGTTGTGGGGAGCGGGACCCCATTTCCCTTGTCTGGTGGGGGAGAGCAAAGTGCATTGCTCAGGGAACCCCCAGATCCTGGGATATCCTACAACATCCGGGTGGGGACGGGCTGTACCCCACCCTGAGGAAGGGGGTGATGGCTGACACAGGATTCCCGGCGGTCACAGCCGTcaccccctctgctctgggttttTAGGGGGGGAGCTCTGGAGGTGGCTCAGCTCCTACACCTGCGGGCTGGTGTGCATCGCCTGCATCCTGGATGGCACCACCGGCATCCTCTGGATGCGGGAGGAAGGTCGGAGCGGGCTGTGGGGAGGTTtagagggaggggggagagacTGCATGGGAGATGCAGAGTCCAGTGAGGCCCAGAGAGGAAGGCGGTGAGGGGCAGGGGAGTCACACCATGGAATGTGGGAGACAGACCCATCTGGAGTAATACATGACCCATGTGTGATCTCCATGTCTGGGGAGCCTGGACCACCACGTGCATTACACACCCCCCTGGACAATTAATACAGTTATTCCCTTTTCCCAGAGCCCTTTTCCAGGATGAGTCCCAGCAGGAGAGTAAAATGATCAGAGAATGGAGAGGCTGCAAGGAAAGGCTGGAAGTCAGaggagggtggggaagggatGTAAGGGTTCCCAGGTGATGAAGCAGGTGGGCAGTGGAACACTGGGATCTGTTCCTTGTCCCGTTGTCTTTCAGGCCCTTCTGTGGCTGTCTTATTGCTGGAGATCACCCTGAGCTTCCTCACCGTGGTGACCTTCCTGGTTGCCACCACAGTGATTTTCCAGCCTACAGATTTCAGCTATCTGAAGAGCAAAAAAGGTGAGCGGTCCCACCAAGGATGGACCAAACTGGTCCACGGGGAGGTTATTCTGCCCAAAACATCATCCccaactttttaaaatgagaactCCAGTGCTGACTCATTCTGGTGGATCCCTCACGAGTGCCTGGGTGAGGCCAATCCTGCACCCACGCCTCTGGACACTCACCCACATCCCttttccctgtgtccccctgcagcACAGCGCACCATGGGCTATGCCGCGCCAGGGGCCGTGGTGACTGTGGTGCTGAGCAGCACCTTCTTCATCAAGAACATCTACCACCGCCACGGTGAGCAGAGATCCCCAGGGACCACCCCAAGGCCACAGCTCATGCAATCCCCACACCCCTTCAATTCGGCTGTTAGACCTCCAAAAACAAACCCGACAAACCAGGAGTTCTGGGGAAGCGAAATCTTGGCAGGAGCAAAATTTGGTTTCAAGATCCTCtacctgttttattttctattctttgtgtgtttgtgctTTCATGGTGGCAACCtgccttcctcctttcccttcccctgcgCTGTTCTCCCTGGCAGCAGAAGGATGCACGGAGCTCATGGACGTGGCCATCTTGGTGCTCAGCACGGCGGCCGTGTCAGCCCTCCCGCTCCTTGCCATCGGCCTCTGCTGTGAGTCTGCTCCTTCATCCTCTTCCAGCATCTCCCAACGCCTTGGGGTCCCCCCACCatccagcagccacaggaatTACTTAAACAAGTTTTATTTGGAGtgaaaaagtggtttttttgtgaagCCCCCGTGGTCAGTGGTTCCCACTGActgtttcccttccctgggaagccCCAGGGACTGTATCCCAAATACAACACCCCATCCTTGGTGCCTCGCACACCTTCTCCTGGTCTGGGGACAGATCTGTCTTTTGCAGATCACACAACTCAGGGCTGGCGCAAGGACCGAGATGCCTCTTGGATAGACAAAGTCAGGTAGATCCTTTGTTCCTATCTTCCACATAAATTCCTATTTTCCATGTGAATTTGTACATCTTGAAGTGAAAGAAGCAGGATATGGAAACTATCCTGTGTTTTAGTTTAAGACAAGAAAtatccagcccagcactgccctccaGCCCCCTGGGTTCTTGCTGGACTCAGGGGGAGGCTCTGGTGGAATCCCCATCCAGCAAAGCACTTGAGAACCCACTCAAAACTCCCCCTTATGGCCTCAAACTGGAGCTTTTAAGGCTTAATTCCTCCTGGATTCATGGATtaacagaatggtttgggtgggaagggaactCTAAGATTATCCAGttcctccccctgccatgggcagggacaccttccactgtcccaggctgctccaagccctgtccaacctggccttggacactgccagggatccaggggcagccacagctgctctgggcattgTGTGCCAGcgcctgcccaccctcccagggaagaattttgaTGCTCAGCATgttccccctcctcttccttccagGTCCTTTGAAATGTCTCAGCCTGGCAATAAGGACACCATTCCCAGCTGAGATCCATGGGGGTGTCTCTCACTTGGCTAAGCCAGCCCAAGCCTTCCTCCAGGTTTAGTGGGTTCACAGGTCTCAGTTTTGATTCCTCTATGATCTTCACAATAAATGCCCATGAAATTAACctgattctgccttttttttcttaataaaacaCACCCAGGGGAGGTCAAATGCacatttctccctctctttctccagaAAACCAAAGCCTGAAGTAGAGAAGCCCCTTTAGCAGCAGGTGCAGGAGTCTACCATTGGTTTATCtttatttaatgtttgtttaaaatgaTATAGAGCTATTTGTGTAAGATATACCCGGGAGTAACATGAAATACTTTTCTGGGAGTAACCCTGCAGTAACTTGAAATAGATTCTGTCTTTACCAGTAGTAAAGGCGGAGGAAGGACATGAAGGCACAAAAACCAGGGTGGGAGGAGGTGAAAGCTGTCAACAGCTCTTCCTCAGGTCCATCCCAGGGCGTCTGACACACTCTGGGATTTATTTACTCCAGGCAGGATTAAACTCGTactcagcctgtgccaggggctgtttTTCCCAGCTGTCACAACACACTGAGGTGTTTCCTGCAGCCCAAAGGTggcttttcctttgggaaagcagctgctgagcacagtCCTGCACCCAAAGGCCCCCAGATGaaccccaaacctccctgaAAAGGCCCCCTGGGGCAGCCCTGACCCAGCTCCTTGGgaggctgctcctccccaggcactgccagggcgGCTGCCAGGCTCCCATGACTCAGGGAATGGGGCCAGGTTAAAAATACCCTCACCCAGATTTGGAGCAGAGTTGTTGGGCTGTTTTTAACCCCAGCTGAGTCCCTCAGGCTGTCACTGCCACAGGagcaggtgagggaggggatggggatgcAGGAACCCCACAAGGGGAGCGAATGATGTCCTTAAGAGCAAGGGATCATCTCCCAGAGCCGGACACTGGCACAAATCCAGCATTCCCAGGTCTGCCAACAGCCCACACCCAGGGGCTCATTCTTATCCCAACTGGATatccctgctcccccaggcTCCAGACACCCTGAGGGGTTGTTTCCCACCCCTAAACATCACAGCAATACCCTCTGGGACAACACACACTCTTTATTAGCAGCAACAGACATCAACAAACCACAAAGTctccaaaaccacacacacTAAACTCCCAAAATGCTTAGAAAAGTATTTCTTGTAAAATGTAGGTTTTACACCCTCAAGTGCAACAGAGAACATGACAACCTGCCCTGCAGCTTCCAACGGGGCTGGAATCTCATTTATCCCACCCAAACTCCTCTGCTTCCTTTAAT
Encoded proteins:
- the LOC134560493 gene encoding uncharacterized protein LOC134560493 isoform X2, with translation MREEGPSVAVLLLEITLSFLTVVTFLVATTVIFQPTDFSYLKSKKAQRTMGYAAPGAVVTVVLSSTFFIKNIYHRHAEGCTELMDVAILVLSTAAVSALPLLAIGLCYHTTQGWRKDRDASWIDKVRSFEMSQPGNKDTIPS
- the LOC134560493 gene encoding hepatic and glial cell adhesion molecule-like isoform X1 codes for the protein MHGGYFKSGRPGTVFPWQMLLCRPAELLGTTWVLLAGLLVLLALGAEGPVHRATAVGSSVLLPGLDNVTRSNSMHWEFLSGTGPHTILLHDGGPHAPSINAPYAGRAIFHPSNGSLLLEDVQESDSGTYRVTVNTGDRKSLEIQLEVLRPVSRPQLRTSPLLARATGQVVCEVAEGRVDTITWKKDGQPVPPDRVSQLSSSRSVLYLKPAKKSDCGSYSCNASNGISWQETSLQVTIEGLTSHCSSCPPPFPGHASSLSPHPPGSGRPPLEAVPPRCCQELLITG